TGCCGCGGTGAACGACTGTTCCACCGGTTTCGTCTGCAGGGAGAGCTGGCGCATCTGCGACAGCAGGTTGTTGACGTCGATCTGACCCATGACGGAATTCCAACGCGTAAAGAGTGCCTGAGGGTGTTACTGCACGACGCGTGCCAGTGAGCGAGGAGTGAGTGAAGAGGAGTGAGAAGTGAGAGAAAGCGAGAGCACTTGGCCTTCTCTCACTTCTCACTTCTTTCAACTCACTCCTGCACTTACGCCTGAAGGCTGGGCTGCAGGCCGTACTTGCGCAGCTTTTCCACCAGCGTGGTGCGCTGCATGCGAAGGAGCTTGGCGGCATGCGCGACGACACCACCGGTAACGTCAAGCGCTTGACGGATCAGACCCACCTCGATGTCGGCCAGATGGTCCTTCAGGTCCAGGCCGCCTTCCGGCAGCATCATCAGCGACTCGCTGGACACCACGGACAGCGACTCCGGCAACACCGGCGCCTGCCCGGTCATCAGCGACAACAGCGCCGCGCCGCGCACTTCTTCCACCATCTGCTGACCGCGATACTTTTCCGGCAGGTCATTCACACGCACTTCGCTGTGCGGATAGAGGATGGAAAGACGCTCGACCAGGTTGTAGAGCTCACGCACGTTGCCCGGCCACGCATAGGTGTGCAGCGCATTCATCGCACCGGCGCTGAAACGCACGCTGCCCAGGCCGCGGCGCGACAGGCGATGGTTGAACTCGTCCACCAGCTCGGACAGGTCGTCCAGGTGCTCGCGCAGCGCCGGCATTTCCAGCGGGAACACGCTGAGGCGGTAATAGAGGTCTTCGCGGAACTGGCCATTGGCGATGGCATCTTCCAGATTGCGGTGCGTCGCAGCGATGATGCGAACGTCGCAACGCTGCGTGCGATTGCTGCCCACGCGCTCGAACACGCGCTCCTGCAGCACGCGCAGCAACTTCACCTGCATCGGCAGGCTCATGTCACCGATCTCATCCAGGAACAGCGTGCCGCCCTCGGCCAGCTCGAAGCGGCCCTTGCGGGTGCTGATGGCGCCGGTGAAGGCGCCCTTCTCGTGGCCGAACAGCTCGCTTTCCAGCAACTCGGCCGGAATGGCGCCGCAGTTGATCGCCACGAACGGCTTGTCGCGGCGCGATGAGGTTTCGTGGATGCTGCGCGCCACCATCTCCTTGCCGGTGCCCGATTCGCCCAGCACCAGCACGCTGGAATCGAACGGCGCCACCTGGCGAATCAACGCGCTCACGCGGGCCATCGGACCCGAACTGCCCACCAGGCGCAGCTCCGGCCGACGCGGCCCCTGTGCCTGCGGACCGCGCAGCATCTCGGCGAGCTGCTCATAGCGCAGCGGAAATTCGATGATGCCGACGTGACCGGCGTTGCTCGTGCGATCGGCGCCAAGGCGCGCCAGCCATTCCGAATCGGAAGCCAGCAACACCCTTGCATCATTTGCGGCGGAGCCGAGCTGGGCGAACTGGCGTTCGGCTTCGGCTTCATCCCGCACATTGCCCACATAGACGGCACGCCATGCGTGCG
The nucleotide sequence above comes from Dyella telluris. Encoded proteins:
- a CDS encoding sigma-54 dependent transcriptional regulator, whose product is MGKFDVLVIESDHRRAESVVSALEFLGFKPLRGEDCKVVDETTHAWRAVYVGNVRDEAEAERQFAQLGSAANDARVLLASDSEWLARLGADRTSNAGHVGIIEFPLRYEQLAEMLRGPQAQGPRRPELRLVGSSGPMARVSALIRQVAPFDSSVLVLGESGTGKEMVARSIHETSSRRDKPFVAINCGAIPAELLESELFGHEKGAFTGAISTRKGRFELAEGGTLFLDEIGDMSLPMQVKLLRVLQERVFERVGSNRTQRCDVRIIAATHRNLEDAIANGQFREDLYYRLSVFPLEMPALREHLDDLSELVDEFNHRLSRRGLGSVRFSAGAMNALHTYAWPGNVRELYNLVERLSILYPHSEVRVNDLPEKYRGQQMVEEVRGAALLSLMTGQAPVLPESLSVVSSESLMMLPEGGLDLKDHLADIEVGLIRQALDVTGGVVAHAAKLLRMQRTTLVEKLRKYGLQPSLQA